Proteins from a genomic interval of Nematostella vectensis chromosome 5, jaNemVect1.1, whole genome shotgun sequence:
- the LOC5518173 gene encoding insulin gene enhancer protein isl-1 isoform X7, with translation MENLKEYLDARVVSSMASPRKSEFEEKRRVSMCVGCGSQIHDQYILRVAPDLEWHASCLKCADCHMYLDEKCTCFVREGKTYCKRDYVRLFGTKCAKCSLNFSKNDFVMRARNKIYHIDCFRCVACSRQLVPGDEFALREDGLFCKADHEIVEKATATAQATHVRNNGQRSSQSGGQTNGQTTPDSTPSKRKTDRPTRVRTVLNEKQLHTLRTCYNANPRPDAMMKEQLVEMTGLSPRVIRVWFQNKRCKDKKKNPNSLSPTGAPPRTLPQQTLPAISGVPYGNSGSMRPDAMSDMSGYQPWKALNDFAMHSEMDQGAFQQLVHFSEQAPGSLPPSSDGIVSTGN, from the exons AGTATCTCGATGCAAGAGTGGTGTCCTCTATGGCTTCGCCTCGCAAATCGGAATTTGAAG AGAAGCGGCGTGTGTCCATGTGTGTCGGCTGTGGATCTCAAATTCACGATCAGTACATCTTGAGGGTCGCGCCAGACCTTGAGTGGCATGCAAGTTGTCTAAAGTGTGCGGACTGTCATATGTATCTCGACGAGAAATGTACCTGCTTCGTGCGTGAAGGGAAGACGTACTGCAAGCGAGACTACGTACG GTTATTCGGGACCAAGTGTGCGAAATGCTCGCTGAACTTCAGCAAGAACGATTTCGTTATGCGAGCGAGAAATAAAATCTACCACATCGATTGCTTTCGTTGCGTTGCGTGCAGCAGACAGCTTGTGCCGGGGGACGAGTTCGCTCTTCGCGAAGATGGACTATTCTGTAAGGCCGATCACGAAATTGTAGAGAAAGCGACGGCGACGGCTCAGGCAACTCACGTACGGAACAACGGCCAGCGTTCTTCTCAGTCAGGGG GGCAAACTAATGGGCAGACGACGCCGGATTCGACTCCAAGTAAAAGGAAAACTGATCGGCCGACAAGGGTTCGAACTGTGCTAAATGAAAAGCAGCTTCATACGCTAAGGACTTGTTACAATGCGAACCCCCGGCCGGACGCCATGATGAAAGAACAACTAGTGGAAATGACGGGTCTGAGTCCGCGAGTCATAAGAGTCTGGTTTCAAAACAAGCGTTGCAAGGATAAGAAAAAG AACCCTAATAGTCTTTCGCCCACCGGAGCGCCACCTAGAACTCTACCACAGCAAACATTACCAGCTATTTCGGGTGTTCCGTATGGAAACTCGGGATCGATGAGGCCCGATGCTATGTCTGATATGTCAGGTTACCAACCATGGAAAGCGCTAAATGATTTCGCGATGCATAGCGAGATGGACCAAGGCGCATTTCAGCAATTG GTTCACTTCTCAGAGCAAGCACCGGGGAGTTTACCGCCCTCCTCTGATGGGATAGTATCGACGGGAAATTAA
- the LOC5518173 gene encoding insulin gene enhancer protein isl-1 isoform X1, producing the protein MENLKEYLDARVVSSMASPRKSEFEEKRRVSMCVGCGSQIHDQYILRVAPDLEWHASCLKCADCHMYLDEKCTCFVREGKTYCKRDYVRLFGTKCAKCSLNFSKNDFVMRARNKIYHIDCFRCVACSRQLVPGDEFALREDGLFCKADHEIVEKATATAQATHVRNNGQRSSQSGGQTNGQTTPDSTPSKRKTDRPTRVRTVLNEKQLHTLRTCYNANPRPDAMMKEQLVEMTGLSPRVIRVWFQNKRCKDKKKANIILKSQPPSSQCSSDDLQNPNSLSPTGAPPRTLPQQTLPAISGVPYGNSGSMRPDAMSDMSGYQPWKALNDFAMHSEMDQGAFQQLVHFSEQAPGSLPPSSDGIVSTGN; encoded by the exons AGTATCTCGATGCAAGAGTGGTGTCCTCTATGGCTTCGCCTCGCAAATCGGAATTTGAAG AGAAGCGGCGTGTGTCCATGTGTGTCGGCTGTGGATCTCAAATTCACGATCAGTACATCTTGAGGGTCGCGCCAGACCTTGAGTGGCATGCAAGTTGTCTAAAGTGTGCGGACTGTCATATGTATCTCGACGAGAAATGTACCTGCTTCGTGCGTGAAGGGAAGACGTACTGCAAGCGAGACTACGTACG GTTATTCGGGACCAAGTGTGCGAAATGCTCGCTGAACTTCAGCAAGAACGATTTCGTTATGCGAGCGAGAAATAAAATCTACCACATCGATTGCTTTCGTTGCGTTGCGTGCAGCAGACAGCTTGTGCCGGGGGACGAGTTCGCTCTTCGCGAAGATGGACTATTCTGTAAGGCCGATCACGAAATTGTAGAGAAAGCGACGGCGACGGCTCAGGCAACTCACGTACGGAACAACGGCCAGCGTTCTTCTCAGTCAGGGG GGCAAACTAATGGGCAGACGACGCCGGATTCGACTCCAAGTAAAAGGAAAACTGATCGGCCGACAAGGGTTCGAACTGTGCTAAATGAAAAGCAGCTTCATACGCTAAGGACTTGTTACAATGCGAACCCCCGGCCGGACGCCATGATGAAAGAACAACTAGTGGAAATGACGGGTCTGAGTCCGCGAGTCATAAGAGTCTGGTTTCAAAACAAGCGTTGCAAGGATAAGAAAAAGGCAAATATAATTCTTAAGTCACAGCCCCCTTCCAGCCAGTGCAGCTCAGATGATCTCCAG AACCCTAATAGTCTTTCGCCCACCGGAGCGCCACCTAGAACTCTACCACAGCAAACATTACCAGCTATTTCGGGTGTTCCGTATGGAAACTCGGGATCGATGAGGCCCGATGCTATGTCTGATATGTCAGGTTACCAACCATGGAAAGCGCTAAATGATTTCGCGATGCATAGCGAGATGGACCAAGGCGCATTTCAGCAATTG GTTCACTTCTCAGAGCAAGCACCGGGGAGTTTACCGCCCTCCTCTGATGGGATAGTATCGACGGGAAATTAA
- the LOC5518173 gene encoding insulin gene enhancer protein isl-1 isoform X2: protein MAEEYLDARVVSSMASPRKSEFEEKRRVSMCVGCGSQIHDQYILRVAPDLEWHASCLKCADCHMYLDEKCTCFVREGKTYCKRDYVRLFGTKCAKCSLNFSKNDFVMRARNKIYHIDCFRCVACSRQLVPGDEFALREDGLFCKADHEIVEKATATAQATHVRNNGQRSSQSGGQTNGQTTPDSTPSKRKTDRPTRVRTVLNEKQLHTLRTCYNANPRPDAMMKEQLVEMTGLSPRVIRVWFQNKRCKDKKKANIILKSQPPSSQCSSDDLQNPNSLSPTGAPPRTLPQQTLPAISGVPYGNSGSMRPDAMSDMSGYQPWKALNDFAMHSEMDQGAFQQLVHFSEQAPGSLPPSSDGIVSTGN from the exons ATGGCCGAGG AGTATCTCGATGCAAGAGTGGTGTCCTCTATGGCTTCGCCTCGCAAATCGGAATTTGAAG AGAAGCGGCGTGTGTCCATGTGTGTCGGCTGTGGATCTCAAATTCACGATCAGTACATCTTGAGGGTCGCGCCAGACCTTGAGTGGCATGCAAGTTGTCTAAAGTGTGCGGACTGTCATATGTATCTCGACGAGAAATGTACCTGCTTCGTGCGTGAAGGGAAGACGTACTGCAAGCGAGACTACGTACG GTTATTCGGGACCAAGTGTGCGAAATGCTCGCTGAACTTCAGCAAGAACGATTTCGTTATGCGAGCGAGAAATAAAATCTACCACATCGATTGCTTTCGTTGCGTTGCGTGCAGCAGACAGCTTGTGCCGGGGGACGAGTTCGCTCTTCGCGAAGATGGACTATTCTGTAAGGCCGATCACGAAATTGTAGAGAAAGCGACGGCGACGGCTCAGGCAACTCACGTACGGAACAACGGCCAGCGTTCTTCTCAGTCAGGGG GGCAAACTAATGGGCAGACGACGCCGGATTCGACTCCAAGTAAAAGGAAAACTGATCGGCCGACAAGGGTTCGAACTGTGCTAAATGAAAAGCAGCTTCATACGCTAAGGACTTGTTACAATGCGAACCCCCGGCCGGACGCCATGATGAAAGAACAACTAGTGGAAATGACGGGTCTGAGTCCGCGAGTCATAAGAGTCTGGTTTCAAAACAAGCGTTGCAAGGATAAGAAAAAGGCAAATATAATTCTTAAGTCACAGCCCCCTTCCAGCCAGTGCAGCTCAGATGATCTCCAG AACCCTAATAGTCTTTCGCCCACCGGAGCGCCACCTAGAACTCTACCACAGCAAACATTACCAGCTATTTCGGGTGTTCCGTATGGAAACTCGGGATCGATGAGGCCCGATGCTATGTCTGATATGTCAGGTTACCAACCATGGAAAGCGCTAAATGATTTCGCGATGCATAGCGAGATGGACCAAGGCGCATTTCAGCAATTG GTTCACTTCTCAGAGCAAGCACCGGGGAGTTTACCGCCCTCCTCTGATGGGATAGTATCGACGGGAAATTAA
- the LOC5518173 gene encoding insulin gene enhancer protein isl-1 isoform X9 — protein sequence MCVGCGSQIHDQYILRVAPDLEWHASCLKCADCHMYLDEKCTCFVREGKTYCKRDYVRLFGTKCAKCSLNFSKNDFVMRARNKIYHIDCFRCVACSRQLVPGDEFALREDGLFCKADHEIVEKATATAQATHVRNNGQRSSQSGGQTNGQTTPDSTPSKRKTDRPTRVRTVLNEKQLHTLRTCYNANPRPDAMMKEQLVEMTGLSPRVIRVWFQNKRCKDKKKANIILKSQPPSSQCSSDDLQNPNSLSPTGAPPRTLPQQTLPAISGVPYGNSGSMRPDAMSDMSGYQPWKALNDFAMHSEMDQGAFQQLVHFSEQAPGSLPPSSDGIVSTGN from the exons ATGTGTGTCGGCTGTGGATCTCAAATTCACGATCAGTACATCTTGAGGGTCGCGCCAGACCTTGAGTGGCATGCAAGTTGTCTAAAGTGTGCGGACTGTCATATGTATCTCGACGAGAAATGTACCTGCTTCGTGCGTGAAGGGAAGACGTACTGCAAGCGAGACTACGTACG GTTATTCGGGACCAAGTGTGCGAAATGCTCGCTGAACTTCAGCAAGAACGATTTCGTTATGCGAGCGAGAAATAAAATCTACCACATCGATTGCTTTCGTTGCGTTGCGTGCAGCAGACAGCTTGTGCCGGGGGACGAGTTCGCTCTTCGCGAAGATGGACTATTCTGTAAGGCCGATCACGAAATTGTAGAGAAAGCGACGGCGACGGCTCAGGCAACTCACGTACGGAACAACGGCCAGCGTTCTTCTCAGTCAGGGG GGCAAACTAATGGGCAGACGACGCCGGATTCGACTCCAAGTAAAAGGAAAACTGATCGGCCGACAAGGGTTCGAACTGTGCTAAATGAAAAGCAGCTTCATACGCTAAGGACTTGTTACAATGCGAACCCCCGGCCGGACGCCATGATGAAAGAACAACTAGTGGAAATGACGGGTCTGAGTCCGCGAGTCATAAGAGTCTGGTTTCAAAACAAGCGTTGCAAGGATAAGAAAAAGGCAAATATAATTCTTAAGTCACAGCCCCCTTCCAGCCAGTGCAGCTCAGATGATCTCCAG AACCCTAATAGTCTTTCGCCCACCGGAGCGCCACCTAGAACTCTACCACAGCAAACATTACCAGCTATTTCGGGTGTTCCGTATGGAAACTCGGGATCGATGAGGCCCGATGCTATGTCTGATATGTCAGGTTACCAACCATGGAAAGCGCTAAATGATTTCGCGATGCATAGCGAGATGGACCAAGGCGCATTTCAGCAATTG GTTCACTTCTCAGAGCAAGCACCGGGGAGTTTACCGCCCTCCTCTGATGGGATAGTATCGACGGGAAATTAA
- the LOC5518173 gene encoding insulin gene enhancer protein isl-1 isoform X3 — MGVETGAEGSPNSHEEKRRVSMCVGCGSQIHDQYILRVAPDLEWHASCLKCADCHMYLDEKCTCFVREGKTYCKRDYVRLFGTKCAKCSLNFSKNDFVMRARNKIYHIDCFRCVACSRQLVPGDEFALREDGLFCKADHEIVEKATATAQATHVRNNGQRSSQSGGQTNGQTTPDSTPSKRKTDRPTRVRTVLNEKQLHTLRTCYNANPRPDAMMKEQLVEMTGLSPRVIRVWFQNKRCKDKKKANIILKSQPPSSQCSSDDLQNPNSLSPTGAPPRTLPQQTLPAISGVPYGNSGSMRPDAMSDMSGYQPWKALNDFAMHSEMDQGAFQQLVHFSEQAPGSLPPSSDGIVSTGN, encoded by the exons ATGGGCGTTGAAACCGGAGCCGAGGGTTCCCCCAATAGTCATGAAG AGAAGCGGCGTGTGTCCATGTGTGTCGGCTGTGGATCTCAAATTCACGATCAGTACATCTTGAGGGTCGCGCCAGACCTTGAGTGGCATGCAAGTTGTCTAAAGTGTGCGGACTGTCATATGTATCTCGACGAGAAATGTACCTGCTTCGTGCGTGAAGGGAAGACGTACTGCAAGCGAGACTACGTACG GTTATTCGGGACCAAGTGTGCGAAATGCTCGCTGAACTTCAGCAAGAACGATTTCGTTATGCGAGCGAGAAATAAAATCTACCACATCGATTGCTTTCGTTGCGTTGCGTGCAGCAGACAGCTTGTGCCGGGGGACGAGTTCGCTCTTCGCGAAGATGGACTATTCTGTAAGGCCGATCACGAAATTGTAGAGAAAGCGACGGCGACGGCTCAGGCAACTCACGTACGGAACAACGGCCAGCGTTCTTCTCAGTCAGGGG GGCAAACTAATGGGCAGACGACGCCGGATTCGACTCCAAGTAAAAGGAAAACTGATCGGCCGACAAGGGTTCGAACTGTGCTAAATGAAAAGCAGCTTCATACGCTAAGGACTTGTTACAATGCGAACCCCCGGCCGGACGCCATGATGAAAGAACAACTAGTGGAAATGACGGGTCTGAGTCCGCGAGTCATAAGAGTCTGGTTTCAAAACAAGCGTTGCAAGGATAAGAAAAAGGCAAATATAATTCTTAAGTCACAGCCCCCTTCCAGCCAGTGCAGCTCAGATGATCTCCAG AACCCTAATAGTCTTTCGCCCACCGGAGCGCCACCTAGAACTCTACCACAGCAAACATTACCAGCTATTTCGGGTGTTCCGTATGGAAACTCGGGATCGATGAGGCCCGATGCTATGTCTGATATGTCAGGTTACCAACCATGGAAAGCGCTAAATGATTTCGCGATGCATAGCGAGATGGACCAAGGCGCATTTCAGCAATTG GTTCACTTCTCAGAGCAAGCACCGGGGAGTTTACCGCCCTCCTCTGATGGGATAGTATCGACGGGAAATTAA
- the LOC5518173 gene encoding insulin gene enhancer protein isl-1 isoform X5, translating to MHTVILRRDTLEKRRVSMCVGCGSQIHDQYILRVAPDLEWHASCLKCADCHMYLDEKCTCFVREGKTYCKRDYVRLFGTKCAKCSLNFSKNDFVMRARNKIYHIDCFRCVACSRQLVPGDEFALREDGLFCKADHEIVEKATATAQATHVRNNGQRSSQSGGQTNGQTTPDSTPSKRKTDRPTRVRTVLNEKQLHTLRTCYNANPRPDAMMKEQLVEMTGLSPRVIRVWFQNKRCKDKKKANIILKSQPPSSQCSSDDLQNPNSLSPTGAPPRTLPQQTLPAISGVPYGNSGSMRPDAMSDMSGYQPWKALNDFAMHSEMDQGAFQQLVHFSEQAPGSLPPSSDGIVSTGN from the exons ATGCATACTGTAATTTTAAGAAGGGACACGCTAG AGAAGCGGCGTGTGTCCATGTGTGTCGGCTGTGGATCTCAAATTCACGATCAGTACATCTTGAGGGTCGCGCCAGACCTTGAGTGGCATGCAAGTTGTCTAAAGTGTGCGGACTGTCATATGTATCTCGACGAGAAATGTACCTGCTTCGTGCGTGAAGGGAAGACGTACTGCAAGCGAGACTACGTACG GTTATTCGGGACCAAGTGTGCGAAATGCTCGCTGAACTTCAGCAAGAACGATTTCGTTATGCGAGCGAGAAATAAAATCTACCACATCGATTGCTTTCGTTGCGTTGCGTGCAGCAGACAGCTTGTGCCGGGGGACGAGTTCGCTCTTCGCGAAGATGGACTATTCTGTAAGGCCGATCACGAAATTGTAGAGAAAGCGACGGCGACGGCTCAGGCAACTCACGTACGGAACAACGGCCAGCGTTCTTCTCAGTCAGGGG GGCAAACTAATGGGCAGACGACGCCGGATTCGACTCCAAGTAAAAGGAAAACTGATCGGCCGACAAGGGTTCGAACTGTGCTAAATGAAAAGCAGCTTCATACGCTAAGGACTTGTTACAATGCGAACCCCCGGCCGGACGCCATGATGAAAGAACAACTAGTGGAAATGACGGGTCTGAGTCCGCGAGTCATAAGAGTCTGGTTTCAAAACAAGCGTTGCAAGGATAAGAAAAAGGCAAATATAATTCTTAAGTCACAGCCCCCTTCCAGCCAGTGCAGCTCAGATGATCTCCAG AACCCTAATAGTCTTTCGCCCACCGGAGCGCCACCTAGAACTCTACCACAGCAAACATTACCAGCTATTTCGGGTGTTCCGTATGGAAACTCGGGATCGATGAGGCCCGATGCTATGTCTGATATGTCAGGTTACCAACCATGGAAAGCGCTAAATGATTTCGCGATGCATAGCGAGATGGACCAAGGCGCATTTCAGCAATTG GTTCACTTCTCAGAGCAAGCACCGGGGAGTTTACCGCCCTCCTCTGATGGGATAGTATCGACGGGAAATTAA
- the LOC5518173 gene encoding insulin gene enhancer protein isl-1 isoform X8, translating into MENLKEKRRVSMCVGCGSQIHDQYILRVAPDLEWHASCLKCADCHMYLDEKCTCFVREGKTYCKRDYVRLFGTKCAKCSLNFSKNDFVMRARNKIYHIDCFRCVACSRQLVPGDEFALREDGLFCKADHEIVEKATATAQATHVRNNGQRSSQSGGQTNGQTTPDSTPSKRKTDRPTRVRTVLNEKQLHTLRTCYNANPRPDAMMKEQLVEMTGLSPRVIRVWFQNKRCKDKKKANIILKSQPPSSQCSSDDLQNPNSLSPTGAPPRTLPQQTLPAISGVPYGNSGSMRPDAMSDMSGYQPWKALNDFAMHSEMDQGAFQQLVHFSEQAPGSLPPSSDGIVSTGN; encoded by the exons AGAAGCGGCGTGTGTCCATGTGTGTCGGCTGTGGATCTCAAATTCACGATCAGTACATCTTGAGGGTCGCGCCAGACCTTGAGTGGCATGCAAGTTGTCTAAAGTGTGCGGACTGTCATATGTATCTCGACGAGAAATGTACCTGCTTCGTGCGTGAAGGGAAGACGTACTGCAAGCGAGACTACGTACG GTTATTCGGGACCAAGTGTGCGAAATGCTCGCTGAACTTCAGCAAGAACGATTTCGTTATGCGAGCGAGAAATAAAATCTACCACATCGATTGCTTTCGTTGCGTTGCGTGCAGCAGACAGCTTGTGCCGGGGGACGAGTTCGCTCTTCGCGAAGATGGACTATTCTGTAAGGCCGATCACGAAATTGTAGAGAAAGCGACGGCGACGGCTCAGGCAACTCACGTACGGAACAACGGCCAGCGTTCTTCTCAGTCAGGGG GGCAAACTAATGGGCAGACGACGCCGGATTCGACTCCAAGTAAAAGGAAAACTGATCGGCCGACAAGGGTTCGAACTGTGCTAAATGAAAAGCAGCTTCATACGCTAAGGACTTGTTACAATGCGAACCCCCGGCCGGACGCCATGATGAAAGAACAACTAGTGGAAATGACGGGTCTGAGTCCGCGAGTCATAAGAGTCTGGTTTCAAAACAAGCGTTGCAAGGATAAGAAAAAGGCAAATATAATTCTTAAGTCACAGCCCCCTTCCAGCCAGTGCAGCTCAGATGATCTCCAG AACCCTAATAGTCTTTCGCCCACCGGAGCGCCACCTAGAACTCTACCACAGCAAACATTACCAGCTATTTCGGGTGTTCCGTATGGAAACTCGGGATCGATGAGGCCCGATGCTATGTCTGATATGTCAGGTTACCAACCATGGAAAGCGCTAAATGATTTCGCGATGCATAGCGAGATGGACCAAGGCGCATTTCAGCAATTG GTTCACTTCTCAGAGCAAGCACCGGGGAGTTTACCGCCCTCCTCTGATGGGATAGTATCGACGGGAAATTAA
- the LOC5518173 gene encoding insulin gene enhancer protein isl-1 isoform X6, whose protein sequence is MGDHHTSKKKRRVSMCVGCGSQIHDQYILRVAPDLEWHASCLKCADCHMYLDEKCTCFVREGKTYCKRDYVRLFGTKCAKCSLNFSKNDFVMRARNKIYHIDCFRCVACSRQLVPGDEFALREDGLFCKADHEIVEKATATAQATHVRNNGQRSSQSGGQTNGQTTPDSTPSKRKTDRPTRVRTVLNEKQLHTLRTCYNANPRPDAMMKEQLVEMTGLSPRVIRVWFQNKRCKDKKKANIILKSQPPSSQCSSDDLQNPNSLSPTGAPPRTLPQQTLPAISGVPYGNSGSMRPDAMSDMSGYQPWKALNDFAMHSEMDQGAFQQLVHFSEQAPGSLPPSSDGIVSTGN, encoded by the exons ATGGGCGATCATCACACGAGCAAAA AGAAGCGGCGTGTGTCCATGTGTGTCGGCTGTGGATCTCAAATTCACGATCAGTACATCTTGAGGGTCGCGCCAGACCTTGAGTGGCATGCAAGTTGTCTAAAGTGTGCGGACTGTCATATGTATCTCGACGAGAAATGTACCTGCTTCGTGCGTGAAGGGAAGACGTACTGCAAGCGAGACTACGTACG GTTATTCGGGACCAAGTGTGCGAAATGCTCGCTGAACTTCAGCAAGAACGATTTCGTTATGCGAGCGAGAAATAAAATCTACCACATCGATTGCTTTCGTTGCGTTGCGTGCAGCAGACAGCTTGTGCCGGGGGACGAGTTCGCTCTTCGCGAAGATGGACTATTCTGTAAGGCCGATCACGAAATTGTAGAGAAAGCGACGGCGACGGCTCAGGCAACTCACGTACGGAACAACGGCCAGCGTTCTTCTCAGTCAGGGG GGCAAACTAATGGGCAGACGACGCCGGATTCGACTCCAAGTAAAAGGAAAACTGATCGGCCGACAAGGGTTCGAACTGTGCTAAATGAAAAGCAGCTTCATACGCTAAGGACTTGTTACAATGCGAACCCCCGGCCGGACGCCATGATGAAAGAACAACTAGTGGAAATGACGGGTCTGAGTCCGCGAGTCATAAGAGTCTGGTTTCAAAACAAGCGTTGCAAGGATAAGAAAAAGGCAAATATAATTCTTAAGTCACAGCCCCCTTCCAGCCAGTGCAGCTCAGATGATCTCCAG AACCCTAATAGTCTTTCGCCCACCGGAGCGCCACCTAGAACTCTACCACAGCAAACATTACCAGCTATTTCGGGTGTTCCGTATGGAAACTCGGGATCGATGAGGCCCGATGCTATGTCTGATATGTCAGGTTACCAACCATGGAAAGCGCTAAATGATTTCGCGATGCATAGCGAGATGGACCAAGGCGCATTTCAGCAATTG GTTCACTTCTCAGAGCAAGCACCGGGGAGTTTACCGCCCTCCTCTGATGGGATAGTATCGACGGGAAATTAA
- the LOC5518173 gene encoding insulin gene enhancer protein isl-1 isoform X4: MGGPGTDFDISEKRRVSMCVGCGSQIHDQYILRVAPDLEWHASCLKCADCHMYLDEKCTCFVREGKTYCKRDYVRLFGTKCAKCSLNFSKNDFVMRARNKIYHIDCFRCVACSRQLVPGDEFALREDGLFCKADHEIVEKATATAQATHVRNNGQRSSQSGGQTNGQTTPDSTPSKRKTDRPTRVRTVLNEKQLHTLRTCYNANPRPDAMMKEQLVEMTGLSPRVIRVWFQNKRCKDKKKANIILKSQPPSSQCSSDDLQNPNSLSPTGAPPRTLPQQTLPAISGVPYGNSGSMRPDAMSDMSGYQPWKALNDFAMHSEMDQGAFQQLVHFSEQAPGSLPPSSDGIVSTGN, from the exons ATGGGTGGGCCAGGTACTGACTTCGACATCTCCG AGAAGCGGCGTGTGTCCATGTGTGTCGGCTGTGGATCTCAAATTCACGATCAGTACATCTTGAGGGTCGCGCCAGACCTTGAGTGGCATGCAAGTTGTCTAAAGTGTGCGGACTGTCATATGTATCTCGACGAGAAATGTACCTGCTTCGTGCGTGAAGGGAAGACGTACTGCAAGCGAGACTACGTACG GTTATTCGGGACCAAGTGTGCGAAATGCTCGCTGAACTTCAGCAAGAACGATTTCGTTATGCGAGCGAGAAATAAAATCTACCACATCGATTGCTTTCGTTGCGTTGCGTGCAGCAGACAGCTTGTGCCGGGGGACGAGTTCGCTCTTCGCGAAGATGGACTATTCTGTAAGGCCGATCACGAAATTGTAGAGAAAGCGACGGCGACGGCTCAGGCAACTCACGTACGGAACAACGGCCAGCGTTCTTCTCAGTCAGGGG GGCAAACTAATGGGCAGACGACGCCGGATTCGACTCCAAGTAAAAGGAAAACTGATCGGCCGACAAGGGTTCGAACTGTGCTAAATGAAAAGCAGCTTCATACGCTAAGGACTTGTTACAATGCGAACCCCCGGCCGGACGCCATGATGAAAGAACAACTAGTGGAAATGACGGGTCTGAGTCCGCGAGTCATAAGAGTCTGGTTTCAAAACAAGCGTTGCAAGGATAAGAAAAAGGCAAATATAATTCTTAAGTCACAGCCCCCTTCCAGCCAGTGCAGCTCAGATGATCTCCAG AACCCTAATAGTCTTTCGCCCACCGGAGCGCCACCTAGAACTCTACCACAGCAAACATTACCAGCTATTTCGGGTGTTCCGTATGGAAACTCGGGATCGATGAGGCCCGATGCTATGTCTGATATGTCAGGTTACCAACCATGGAAAGCGCTAAATGATTTCGCGATGCATAGCGAGATGGACCAAGGCGCATTTCAGCAATTG GTTCACTTCTCAGAGCAAGCACCGGGGAGTTTACCGCCCTCCTCTGATGGGATAGTATCGACGGGAAATTAA